A stretch of Christensenellaceae bacterium DNA encodes these proteins:
- a CDS encoding membrane protein: MKKRAEIKHISQMSFSRQYARAVLVALIVSIIPFFMMWAGTILTVAAMYQSVFIFQASLLRTVAVAISSVALGIIMFLMQPILAVGNAGFFASVYEEKKTGIARVLSGFQNFGNALGGMLWMILWIFLWSILFIIPGIVKSYSYAMTPYILAECPNVYGPDAVEISKRMMHGYKAKLFLAQLSFIGWMLLCILTLGILWIFYVGPYYNTVMGGYYKEIKRAAIESGVVTQEEFDGAELRPTEN; encoded by the coding sequence GGCTGTTTTGGTCGCGCTCATTGTTTCCATTATTCCGTTTTTTATGATGTGGGCAGGAACGATTCTTACCGTTGCCGCTATGTACCAGTCTGTGTTTATTTTTCAGGCAAGTCTTTTGCGTACGGTTGCGGTGGCGATTTCATCCGTTGCGCTGGGAATCATCATGTTTTTGATGCAGCCTATTTTGGCGGTTGGCAACGCCGGTTTTTTTGCCTCAGTGTATGAGGAAAAAAAGACTGGGATTGCAAGAGTACTCAGCGGATTCCAGAATTTTGGAAACGCGCTGGGGGGAATGCTGTGGATGATATTGTGGATCTTTTTATGGTCCATACTCTTCATTATTCCCGGCATTGTAAAAAGTTATTCTTATGCGATGACGCCTTATATATTGGCGGAATGTCCTAATGTATACGGACCGGACGCGGTGGAAATCTCTAAGCGGATGATGCACGGATACAAGGCGAAACTGTTTTTGGCGCAATTGAGTTTTATTGGGTGGATGCTTTTATGTATCTTAACCTTGGGGATATTGTGGATATTTTATGTAGGACCTTACTATAACACTGTGATGGGTGGATATTACAAGGAGATCAAGCGGGCGGCGATCGAAAGCGGCGTGGTGACGCAGGAAGAATTTGACGGGGCGGAGCTCCGTCCGACGGAAAATTGA